One window of the Candidatus Microbacterium colombiense genome contains the following:
- a CDS encoding aldehyde dehydrogenase family protein — MSFLEYAPAPESTAVLNLKDSYGLFIDGEFVDGSGSSFTTISPSSEKRIAEIASANDDDVDRAVAAARRAYEKTWSKMSGRDRGKYLFRIARLVQERARELAVAESLDNGKPIKESRDVDVPLVASWFFYYAGWADKLDHAGLGANPRALGVAGQIIPWNFPLLMLAWKVAPALAAGNTVVLKPAETTPLTALIFAEILQQADLPAGVVNIVTGAGATGASLVRHPDVDKVAFTGSTGVGRDIARAVAGTPKKLTLELGGKAANIVFDDAPIDQAVEGIVNGIFFNQGHVCCAGSRLLVQESIHDEVIDRLKNRLSTLRLGDPLDKNTDIGAINSAAQLARIRELSDIGEAEGAERWTADCVIPDKGYWFAPTIFTGVEASHRIARDEVFGPVLSVLTFRTPAEAIAKANNTPYGLSAGIWSDKGSRILAVADRLRAGVVWANTFNRFDPSSPFGGYKESGYGREGGRQGLMAYLKGAAA, encoded by the coding sequence ATGTCTTTCCTGGAATACGCTCCGGCCCCCGAGTCCACCGCGGTGCTGAACCTCAAGGACAGCTACGGCCTGTTCATCGACGGCGAGTTCGTCGATGGCTCCGGCTCCAGCTTCACCACGATCTCGCCATCCAGCGAGAAGCGCATCGCCGAGATCGCGTCGGCGAACGATGACGACGTCGACCGTGCTGTCGCCGCCGCCCGTCGCGCCTATGAGAAGACGTGGTCGAAGATGAGCGGCCGCGACCGCGGCAAGTACCTCTTCCGTATCGCCCGTCTGGTGCAGGAGCGCGCTCGTGAGCTCGCCGTCGCCGAGAGCCTCGACAACGGCAAGCCGATCAAGGAGAGCCGTGATGTCGACGTGCCTCTCGTCGCCTCCTGGTTCTTCTACTACGCCGGCTGGGCCGACAAGCTCGATCACGCCGGGCTCGGCGCGAACCCGCGCGCGCTCGGCGTCGCCGGGCAGATCATCCCGTGGAACTTCCCGTTGCTGATGCTCGCGTGGAAGGTCGCGCCCGCGCTGGCCGCCGGCAACACGGTCGTGCTCAAGCCCGCCGAGACCACGCCGCTCACGGCACTGATCTTCGCCGAGATCCTGCAGCAGGCCGATCTGCCCGCCGGTGTCGTGAACATCGTGACCGGTGCCGGTGCAACGGGGGCGTCGCTCGTGCGTCACCCGGACGTCGACAAGGTGGCCTTCACCGGTTCCACCGGCGTCGGTCGGGACATCGCGCGTGCCGTCGCCGGTACGCCGAAGAAGCTGACCCTCGAGCTCGGCGGGAAGGCCGCCAACATCGTCTTCGATGACGCGCCGATCGACCAGGCCGTCGAGGGCATCGTCAACGGCATCTTCTTCAACCAGGGGCATGTGTGCTGCGCCGGCAGCCGTCTGCTCGTGCAGGAGTCCATCCACGACGAGGTCATCGATCGTCTGAAGAACCGTCTGTCGACCCTGCGTCTGGGGGACCCGCTCGACAAGAACACCGACATCGGTGCCATCAACTCGGCGGCGCAGTTGGCCCGCATCCGTGAACTGAGCGACATCGGCGAGGCCGAAGGCGCCGAGCGCTGGACCGCGGACTGCGTGATCCCCGACAAGGGCTACTGGTTCGCCCCGACGATCTTCACCGGCGTCGAGGCCTCGCACCGCATCGCGCGCGACGAGGTGTTCGGTCCCGTGCTGTCGGTTCTCACCTTCCGCACGCCCGCCGAGGCGATCGCCAAGGCGAACAACACCCCCTACGGCCTCTCGGCCGGGATCTGGTCGGACAAGGGATCGCGCATCCTCGCCGTCGCCGATCGTCTGCGCGCCGGTGTGGTGTGGGCGAACACGTTCAACCGTTTCGACCCGTCGAGCCCCTTCGGCGGATACAAGGAGTCCGGATACGGCCGCGAGGGCGGACGACAGGGCCTCATGGCATACCTGAAGGGAGCCGCAGCATGA
- the deoC gene encoding deoxyribose-phosphate aldolase codes for MTTTELSRRAAVDVLGGEPDDATLRRFLHGLPGVDAVGLEQRAAGLGTRSIKTTSKAWALDTIIRLIDLTTLEGADTPGKVRSLVAKAKNPDAADPSTPKVAAVCVYGDMVPDAVGALGALHGDPDDGLISVAAVATAFPSGRSSLAIKLADTAEAVAAGADEIDMVIDRGAFLSGRYGLVFDQIAQVKEACRRADGSSASLKVILETGELNTYDNIKRASWLGILAGGDFIKTSTGKVQPAATLPTTLLMLETVRDWHRGTGEKIGVKPAGGIRTSKDAVKYLVTVAETVGEEWLQPHLFRFGASSLLNDVLLQRQKLTTGHYSGPDYVTID; via the coding sequence ATGACGACCACAGAACTCAGCCGCAGAGCGGCGGTGGATGTCCTCGGCGGTGAGCCGGACGATGCCACCCTGCGACGATTCCTGCACGGGCTCCCCGGGGTCGACGCCGTCGGACTCGAGCAGCGCGCGGCCGGACTCGGCACCCGCTCGATCAAGACGACGTCGAAGGCCTGGGCGCTCGACACGATCATCCGCCTCATCGACCTCACGACGCTCGAGGGCGCCGACACACCAGGCAAGGTGCGCTCGCTCGTCGCGAAGGCGAAGAACCCGGATGCCGCGGACCCGTCGACGCCGAAGGTCGCCGCCGTGTGTGTGTACGGCGACATGGTGCCGGACGCCGTCGGAGCTCTCGGCGCGCTGCACGGCGACCCGGACGACGGTCTGATCTCGGTCGCCGCGGTGGCCACCGCGTTCCCGAGCGGACGGTCTTCCTTGGCCATCAAGCTCGCCGACACCGCGGAGGCGGTCGCGGCGGGAGCCGACGAGATCGACATGGTGATCGATCGCGGGGCATTCCTGTCCGGCCGATATGGACTCGTGTTCGACCAGATCGCTCAGGTGAAGGAAGCCTGCCGCCGGGCCGATGGCTCCTCCGCATCGCTCAAGGTCATCCTCGAGACCGGCGAGTTGAACACCTACGACAACATCAAGCGAGCATCCTGGCTCGGTATCCTCGCGGGCGGTGACTTCATCAAGACGTCCACCGGCAAGGTGCAGCCCGCCGCCACCCTGCCGACGACGCTGCTGATGCTCGAGACGGTGCGCGACTGGCACCGGGGCACCGGAGAGAAGATCGGCGTGAAGCCGGCCGGCGGCATCCGCACCTCGAAGGATGCCGTGAAGTACCTCGTGACCGTCGCTGAGACGGTCGGCGAGGAATGGCTCCAGCCGCACCTCTTCCGCTTCGGCGCATCGAGCCTTCTGAACGACGTGCTGCTGCAGCGCCAGAAGCTCACCACCGGCCACTACTCCGGCCCCGACTACGTCACGATCGACTAG
- a CDS encoding sugar-binding domain-containing protein: protein MEDELLMVRIAELYYDEDKTQDEIGALLKVSRWKVGRLLTQARERGIVRIEIVHPRARRLALERLLVERYGLVEAVVVPAPDGDEGTLERVAQAAADYLTALRPVPRTLGVSWGRTLRAVAEALPDGWASGVTVVQLNGGVSLNRRSGGAAGLAVTIAQRASGHVSLLPSPAILERVETKQAIESDRTVAAILEEAAEAQAFLFTAGPCDASSAHVENGYLSVEDVEELARRGAVGDVLGRYVDAEGNVVDAQLDARTVGVALDRLRSAERAIFVTAGRAKHDIARTVVTSGLCSVLVTDETTARALLEEQ, encoded by the coding sequence GTGGAAGACGAACTGCTCATGGTCCGTATCGCCGAGTTGTACTACGACGAGGACAAGACCCAGGACGAGATCGGCGCCCTTCTCAAGGTGTCGCGCTGGAAGGTGGGTCGTCTGCTCACCCAGGCACGCGAACGCGGGATCGTGCGGATCGAGATCGTGCATCCGCGCGCTCGACGCCTCGCCCTCGAGCGGCTCCTCGTCGAACGCTACGGCCTCGTCGAAGCCGTCGTGGTGCCCGCTCCGGACGGTGACGAGGGTACTCTCGAACGTGTGGCCCAGGCGGCCGCCGACTACCTCACGGCGTTGCGTCCCGTGCCGCGCACTCTCGGCGTGAGCTGGGGACGAACACTCCGCGCTGTCGCGGAGGCTCTGCCGGACGGCTGGGCGAGCGGGGTCACCGTCGTACAGCTCAACGGCGGTGTGAGCCTCAACCGTCGGTCGGGCGGAGCAGCCGGTCTTGCCGTCACGATCGCCCAACGGGCGTCGGGGCATGTCTCCCTGCTCCCGAGCCCGGCGATCCTCGAACGCGTCGAGACGAAGCAGGCGATCGAGTCGGACCGCACCGTCGCGGCGATCCTCGAAGAAGCCGCCGAAGCGCAGGCGTTCCTCTTCACCGCCGGCCCGTGCGATGCGAGCTCCGCCCACGTGGAGAACGGCTACCTCAGCGTCGAAGACGTGGAGGAACTCGCGCGGCGCGGTGCGGTCGGCGACGTCCTCGGACGCTACGTCGACGCCGAGGGGAACGTCGTCGACGCGCAACTCGACGCCCGCACGGTCGGGGTCGCCCTCGACCGGCTCCGAAGCGCGGAGCGGGCGATCTTCGTGACCGCCGGTCGCGCCAAGCACGACATCGCGCGCACAGTCGTCACCAGTGGCCTGTGCAGCGTCCTGGTGACAGATGAGACCACAGCACGAGCATTGTTGGAGGAACAATGA
- a CDS encoding ATP-dependent Clp protease proteolytic subunit, whose amino-acid sequence MYTPTFQSAGNLPSSRYVLPQFEERTAYGFKRQDPYNKLFEDRVIFLGVQVDDASADDVMAQLLVLESQDAERDITMYINSPGGSFTAMTAIYDTMQYVAPQIQTVVLGQAASAASVLLAAGAPGKRLALPNARVLIHQPAMGEAGQGQASDIEIQAAEILRMRTWLEETMAAHTGKPVEQINRDIDRDNILSAAQALEYGIVDQVLTSRKRA is encoded by the coding sequence ATGTACACCCCCACTTTCCAATCCGCGGGAAACCTTCCTTCCAGCCGCTACGTGCTCCCGCAGTTCGAGGAGCGCACGGCTTACGGCTTCAAGCGCCAGGACCCGTACAACAAGCTCTTCGAGGATCGCGTGATCTTCCTGGGCGTGCAGGTCGACGACGCTTCGGCCGATGACGTGATGGCGCAGCTCCTGGTTCTCGAGAGCCAGGATGCCGAGCGTGACATCACGATGTACATCAACTCCCCGGGCGGCTCCTTCACCGCGATGACCGCGATCTACGACACGATGCAGTACGTCGCGCCGCAGATCCAGACCGTCGTGCTCGGCCAGGCGGCGTCCGCGGCGTCCGTGTTGCTCGCGGCCGGTGCTCCCGGCAAGCGCCTCGCACTGCCGAACGCCCGCGTTCTGATCCACCAGCCCGCCATGGGCGAGGCCGGTCAGGGGCAGGCGTCCGATATCGAGATCCAGGCGGCGGAGATCCTCCGTATGCGCACCTGGCTCGAGGAGACGATGGCTGCGCACACGGGAAAGCCCGTCGAGCAGATCAACCGCGACATCGACCGCGACAACATCCTCTCCGCGGCACAGGCTCTGGAGTACGGCATCGTCGACCAGGTGCTCACCTCGCGAAAGCGCGCGTAG
- a CDS encoding ATP-dependent Clp protease proteolytic subunit: MAAEPLVATSVFDRLLKDRIIWLGSEVRDQNANEICAKILLLAAEDSEKDIYLYINSPGGSITAGMAIYDTMQFVPNDIVTVGIGMAASMGQLLLTSGTKGKRYITPNARVLLHQPHGGFGGTSSDIQTQAQLILSMKKRLAEITAGQTGKSVEQINEDGDRDRWFTADEALEYGFVDHIREHASDVTGGGGTADTAE, encoded by the coding sequence ATGGCTGCAGAACCCCTCGTCGCAACGAGCGTCTTCGACCGACTGTTGAAGGACCGCATCATCTGGCTTGGCTCGGAGGTGCGCGACCAGAATGCCAACGAGATCTGCGCGAAGATCCTTCTTCTCGCCGCAGAGGACTCTGAGAAGGACATCTACCTCTACATCAACTCGCCCGGTGGATCGATCACCGCGGGAATGGCGATCTACGACACGATGCAGTTCGTGCCGAACGACATCGTCACCGTCGGCATCGGCATGGCCGCGTCGATGGGCCAGCTGCTGTTGACCAGTGGCACCAAGGGCAAGCGCTACATCACGCCGAACGCACGCGTTCTGCTGCACCAGCCGCACGGTGGCTTCGGCGGTACCTCGAGCGACATCCAGACCCAGGCGCAGCTCATCCTGTCGATGAAGAAGCGTCTGGCCGAGATCACGGCGGGACAGACCGGAAAGTCCGTCGAGCAGATCAACGAGGACGGCGACCGCGACCGGTGGTTCACGGCCGACGAGGCGCTCGAGTACGGTTTCGTGGACCACATCCGCGAACACGCCAGCGACGTCACCGGCGGCGGCGGCACTGCGGACACCGCAGAGTAA
- a CDS encoding tetratricopeptide repeat protein — protein MQDWDDRIAAIWADENLSDRERIERIDAEASERPEGDARALFERAGARDSAGIESEAEPLYRAALAAGLDEEHRPQAVIQLASTVRNLGRIDESIEMLRAEYERGGPFVDAAAAFYALALVSRGDAVLGASIALTALAPHLPRYTRSVTGYASELTAPPR, from the coding sequence ATGCAGGACTGGGATGACCGGATTGCCGCGATCTGGGCCGATGAGAACCTGAGTGACCGCGAACGGATCGAGCGGATCGATGCCGAGGCGAGCGAACGGCCAGAGGGCGATGCACGTGCATTGTTCGAGCGCGCGGGTGCTCGTGATTCCGCAGGGATCGAGTCGGAGGCCGAGCCGCTCTATCGCGCCGCGTTGGCTGCAGGGCTCGATGAGGAGCATCGTCCCCAGGCGGTGATCCAGCTCGCCAGCACGGTGCGCAACCTCGGTCGGATCGACGAGTCGATCGAGATGCTGCGGGCTGAGTACGAGCGAGGTGGGCCGTTCGTCGATGCCGCCGCCGCGTTCTATGCGCTGGCGCTGGTGTCGCGAGGGGACGCGGTGCTCGGGGCCTCGATCGCTCTCACCGCGCTCGCGCCGCACCTGCCGAGGTACACGCGATCGGTCACCGGATACGCGAGCGAGCTCACTGCTCCGCCACGCTGA
- the tig gene encoding trigger factor, which yields MANSTVEKLTPTRVKLSITVTPDDLKPSIAHAYEHIAQDVQIPGFRKGKVPAPIIDQRIGRGAVIEHAVNEGLDKFFREATVEHKLRVVGRPAADITQWPNEKDFSGDLLVDVEVDVRPEIDLPSYDGITVTVDAVEADAAALDAELDNMRARFGTLVTVDRPAAKGDFVELDLVATIDGAEIDRAEGVSYEIGSGELLEGIDDAIESLTAGEDTTFRSSLVGGDHAGSEAEVSVSVKAVKERELPEADDDFAQIASEFDTIAELRESLAERVAQQGVFTQGSAARDKLVETLLEQIEIPVPPQLIEDEVHSHLEGEGRLEDDVHRAEVTEASEKQFRTQVLLDTIAEQADVQVSQEELSQYLVQSAAQYGMAPQEFVEALQSSNQLPALVGEVARNKALAITLGKVKVVDTNGKTVDLSDFIVVDDESVVAEAEADEKPAKKAPAKKPAAKKAPAKKADAAEAEEPAAEKAPAKKPAAKKAPAKKAADKAE from the coding sequence ATGGCGAACAGCACCGTCGAGAAGCTGACCCCCACCCGGGTCAAGCTCAGCATCACGGTCACCCCGGACGACCTCAAGCCGAGCATCGCTCACGCATACGAGCACATCGCTCAGGACGTCCAGATCCCCGGATTCCGCAAGGGCAAGGTCCCTGCACCGATCATCGACCAGCGCATCGGTCGCGGCGCGGTCATCGAGCACGCGGTCAATGAAGGCCTCGACAAGTTCTTCCGTGAGGCCACGGTCGAGCACAAGCTCCGTGTCGTCGGCCGCCCGGCAGCCGACATCACGCAGTGGCCCAACGAGAAGGACTTCTCCGGCGACCTGCTCGTCGACGTCGAGGTCGACGTCCGTCCCGAGATCGATCTCCCCTCGTACGACGGCATCACGGTGACCGTCGACGCCGTCGAGGCGGATGCCGCCGCTCTCGACGCCGAGCTCGACAACATGCGCGCGCGCTTCGGCACGCTCGTGACCGTCGACCGTCCGGCCGCCAAGGGAGACTTCGTCGAGCTCGACCTGGTCGCCACGATCGATGGCGCCGAGATCGACCGCGCCGAGGGCGTCTCCTACGAGATCGGCTCCGGCGAGCTGCTCGAGGGCATCGACGACGCGATCGAGTCGCTGACCGCCGGTGAGGACACCACGTTCCGCTCCTCGCTCGTCGGTGGCGACCACGCCGGTTCCGAGGCCGAGGTCTCGGTGTCGGTCAAGGCCGTCAAGGAGCGCGAGCTTCCCGAGGCTGATGACGACTTCGCGCAGATCGCGAGCGAGTTCGACACGATCGCCGAGCTCCGCGAGAGCCTCGCCGAGCGCGTCGCGCAGCAGGGCGTGTTCACCCAGGGCTCCGCCGCTCGCGACAAGCTCGTCGAGACGCTGCTCGAGCAGATCGAGATCCCCGTGCCGCCGCAGCTCATCGAGGACGAGGTGCACAGCCACCTCGAGGGCGAAGGCCGCCTCGAGGACGACGTGCACCGTGCCGAGGTCACCGAGGCGAGCGAGAAGCAGTTCCGCACGCAGGTGCTGCTCGACACGATCGCCGAGCAGGCCGATGTGCAGGTCTCACAGGAGGAGCTCAGCCAGTACCTCGTGCAGTCCGCCGCGCAGTACGGCATGGCGCCCCAGGAGTTCGTCGAGGCACTGCAGTCGTCGAACCAGCTCCCTGCCCTCGTCGGCGAGGTCGCGCGCAACAAGGCACTCGCGATCACGCTCGGCAAGGTGAAGGTCGTCGACACCAACGGCAAGACCGTCGACCTCTCCGACTTCATCGTCGTCGACGACGAGTCGGTCGTGGCTGAGGCAGAAGCTGACGAGAAGCCGGCCAAGAAGGCTCCCGCGAAGAAGCCTGCCGCTAAGAAGGCTCCGGCCAAGAAGGCGGATGCGGCCGAGGCCGAAGAGCCCGCAGCCGAGAAGGCGCCGGCCAAGAAGCCTGCTGCCAAGAAGGCACCCGCGAAGAAGGCCGCCGACAAGGCGGAGTGA
- a CDS encoding RNA polymerase-binding protein RbpA has protein sequence MATGGNAIRGTRVGSGPMGEQDHGYHADRIAVSYWDGLGNETVRYFAAGLPEEEIPETIDHPQSGLPAGRDKANPPALAKPEPYKTHLAYVKERRTDEEAVQLLDDALTQLRERRGQ, from the coding sequence ATGGCTACCGGTGGTAACGCTATTCGCGGAACCCGTGTCGGTTCCGGCCCCATGGGGGAGCAGGACCACGGCTACCACGCCGACCGCATCGCGGTGTCGTACTGGGACGGACTCGGCAACGAGACGGTTCGCTACTTCGCCGCCGGTCTCCCCGAGGAGGAGATCCCCGAGACGATCGATCACCCGCAGTCGGGTCTCCCCGCCGGGCGCGACAAGGCGAACCCGCCGGCACTGGCGAAGCCGGAGCCGTACAAGACGCACCTCGCCTACGTGAAGGAGCGTCGTACCGACGAAGAGGCCGTACAGCTGCTCGACGACGCGCTGACGCAGCTGCGTGAGCGTCGGGGGCAGTGA
- the secG gene encoding preprotein translocase subunit SecG, producing the protein MAILEFVLQVVLGITSVLLTLLILLHKGRGGGLSDMFGGGMTSAVGSSGLAERNLNRFTVVLALAWFVAIVALGLITKFEVI; encoded by the coding sequence GTGGCAATTCTCGAGTTCGTCCTGCAGGTGGTGCTGGGTATCACCAGCGTCCTGCTGACCCTCCTCATCCTCCTGCACAAGGGTCGCGGTGGCGGCCTGTCCGACATGTTCGGCGGAGGCATGACTTCGGCGGTGGGTTCCTCCGGCCTCGCGGAGCGGAACCTCAACCGCTTCACCGTCGTCCTGGCACTGGCCTGGTTCGTGGCGATCGTCGCGCTCGGCCTCATCACGAAGTTCGAGGTGATCTGA
- a CDS encoding phosphoglycerate kinase encodes MTLRTLDTLGSLEGKRVIVRCDLNVPLRDGIITDDGRVRASLPTLNALINAGARVVVCSHLGRPDGAPDPQYSLEPVAQRLSELLGKPVAFARDTVGESAQEAVASLEDGGVVVIENLRFNAGETAKDDATRASFAAELAELGDVLVSDGFGVVHRKQASVYELAELLPSAAGLLIAAELDVLDRLTENPERPYAVVLGGSKVSDKLGVISHLLPASRHDPRRRRHAVHLPQGSGAPVASSLLEEDQLDTVRGYLAEAAERGVEIVLPADVVVAASFGADAAHEVAAADAIESTPFGASGIGLDIGPETAARFAEVIRGSKTVFWNGPMGVFEFPAFAAGTKTVAQALTEVDGLSVVGGGDSAAAVRQLGFTDDQFGHISTGGGASLEFLEGKKLPGLEVLGWA; translated from the coding sequence ATGACTCTGCGCACCCTGGACACGCTGGGGTCGCTCGAAGGCAAGCGCGTCATCGTCCGTTGTGATCTCAACGTCCCCCTGCGGGACGGGATCATCACGGACGATGGCCGCGTTCGGGCCTCCTTGCCGACCCTCAATGCACTCATCAACGCGGGTGCCCGCGTCGTCGTGTGCTCCCACCTCGGACGCCCGGACGGCGCGCCCGATCCTCAGTACAGCCTCGAGCCGGTCGCTCAGCGACTGTCGGAGCTGCTCGGCAAGCCCGTCGCGTTCGCGCGCGACACGGTCGGCGAGTCGGCACAGGAAGCGGTTGCGTCGCTCGAAGACGGTGGAGTCGTCGTGATCGAGAACCTCCGCTTCAACGCCGGTGAGACCGCGAAGGACGACGCCACTCGCGCGTCATTCGCCGCAGAGCTGGCCGAACTCGGTGACGTGCTCGTGTCGGACGGCTTCGGTGTCGTGCACCGCAAGCAGGCGAGCGTCTACGAGCTCGCCGAACTGCTGCCGTCGGCCGCCGGTCTGCTGATCGCCGCCGAGCTCGACGTGCTCGACCGTCTCACCGAGAACCCGGAGCGGCCGTACGCGGTCGTGCTCGGCGGGTCGAAGGTCAGCGACAAGCTCGGAGTCATCTCGCACCTGCTGCCCGCGAGTCGACACGATCCTCGTCGGCGGCGGCATGCTGTTCACCTTCCTCAAGGCTCAGGGGCACCCGTGGCGTCGAGCCTCCTGGAAGAGGACCAGCTCGACACGGTCCGCGGGTACCTCGCGGAAGCGGCCGAGCGCGGCGTGGAGATCGTGCTTCCCGCGGACGTCGTCGTCGCGGCATCGTTCGGTGCCGATGCGGCCCATGAGGTCGCCGCGGCCGACGCCATCGAGTCGACGCCGTTCGGCGCCTCGGGCATCGGCCTCGACATCGGCCCGGAGACCGCGGCGCGATTCGCCGAGGTCATCCGCGGATCCAAGACGGTGTTCTGGAACGGCCCGATGGGCGTGTTCGAGTTCCCGGCGTTCGCGGCCGGCACCAAGACGGTCGCGCAGGCGCTCACCGAGGTCGACGGCCTCAGCGTGGTCGGCGGTGGCGATTCCGCCGCTGCCGTGCGTCAGCTCGGCTTCACCGACGACCAGTTCGGTCATATCTCGACCGGCGGCGGCGCAAGCCTCGAGTTCCTCGAGGGCAAGAAACTACCCGGCCTGGAGGTGCTCGGATGGGCATAG
- a CDS encoding superoxide dismutase, translated as MATYTLPDLPYDFAALEPHISGKIMELHHDKHHATYVAGANTALDQLAEARDSGNLANVNKLEKDLAFNLGGHVNHSIFWTNLSPNGGGQPEGELKSAIDEYFGSFEKFQAHFTAAATGIQGSGWAVLSWDSIGSRLIIQQLFDQQSNTAQGTIPLFQLDMWEHAFYLDYLNVKADYVKAAWNIANWENVAQRLEVARKQTNGLLVLS; from the coding sequence ATGGCGACCTACACGCTCCCTGACCTTCCCTACGACTTCGCAGCTCTCGAGCCGCACATCAGCGGCAAGATCATGGAACTCCACCATGACAAGCACCACGCGACCTACGTCGCCGGGGCGAACACCGCACTCGACCAGCTCGCCGAGGCTCGCGACAGCGGCAACCTGGCGAACGTGAACAAGCTCGAGAAGGACCTCGCGTTCAACCTCGGCGGACACGTCAACCACTCGATCTTCTGGACCAACCTCTCCCCGAACGGCGGCGGCCAGCCCGAGGGCGAGCTCAAGTCGGCGATCGACGAGTACTTCGGCTCGTTCGAGAAGTTCCAGGCCCACTTCACGGCGGCAGCGACCGGGATCCAGGGCTCCGGCTGGGCCGTCCTCAGCTGGGACTCGATCGGCTCGCGACTGATCATCCAGCAGCTGTTCGACCAGCAGTCGAACACCGCACAGGGCACGATCCCCCTGTTCCAGCTCGACATGTGGGAGCACGCCTTCTACCTCGACTACCTGAACGTCAAGGCCGACTACGTCAAGGCCGCCTGGAACATCGCCAACTGGGAGAACGTCGCCCAGCGCCTCGAGGTTGCCCGCAAGCAGACGAACGGCCTGCTGGTACTGTCGTAA
- the whiA gene encoding DNA-binding protein WhiA, giving the protein MALTTDVKAELVSIRNAPPTVRVAEVTAILRFAGGLHSIAGRVAVEAEVDAETLARRVARDLAEIYGVRPEIAQVQSSTANEGARWAVRVIGAGETLARQTGLLDQRRRPVRGLPNRLTTGSRAEIAGLWRGAFLAAGTLSEPGRSAMLEVVCPTSEAAMALVGAAHRLGVAAKAREVRGMPRVVVREGEAIRTVLSEMGAQKTALAWEELRQRREVRAGVNRLVNFDDANLRRSAQAAVAACARVERALEILADEVPDHLKVAGELRLAHRDASLDELGHHADPPLTKDAVAGRIRRLLAMADKRAQQEGIPGTEAAVPAGLDV; this is encoded by the coding sequence GTGGCACTAACCACCGACGTCAAGGCTGAGCTGGTCAGCATCCGCAACGCACCCCCCACGGTGCGCGTCGCCGAGGTGACCGCGATCCTCCGGTTCGCCGGCGGTCTGCATTCCATCGCAGGTCGTGTGGCCGTGGAGGCGGAGGTGGATGCCGAGACGCTGGCCCGCCGTGTCGCTCGCGATCTCGCAGAGATCTACGGTGTGCGACCGGAGATCGCACAGGTGCAGTCGAGCACCGCGAACGAAGGTGCGCGCTGGGCGGTCCGTGTGATCGGCGCGGGGGAGACCCTCGCCCGCCAGACCGGTCTGCTCGATCAGCGTCGTCGCCCTGTGCGGGGTCTTCCGAACCGTCTCACCACGGGGTCTCGTGCGGAGATCGCCGGGCTGTGGCGCGGGGCTTTCCTCGCTGCGGGCACGCTCAGTGAGCCCGGCCGCTCCGCGATGCTCGAGGTCGTGTGCCCGACATCCGAGGCCGCGATGGCATTGGTCGGAGCAGCGCACCGACTCGGCGTCGCGGCCAAGGCCCGTGAAGTGCGGGGCATGCCGCGCGTCGTGGTGCGCGAGGGCGAGGCCATCCGTACCGTCCTGAGCGAGATGGGTGCCCAGAAGACGGCCCTCGCCTGGGAGGAGCTGCGGCAGCGCCGCGAGGTTCGTGCCGGCGTGAACCGCCTGGTCAACTTCGACGACGCGAACCTGCGCCGTTCCGCGCAGGCTGCGGTCGCCGCCTGCGCACGGGTCGAGCGCGCGCTCGAGATCCTTGCCGACGAGGTTCCCGACCATCTCAAGGTGGCAGGGGAACTGCGCCTGGCGCACCGCGATGCCAGCCTCGACGAACTCGGCCACCACGCCGACCCGCCCCTGACGAAGGACGCCGTGGCCGGTCGCATCCGTCGCCTGCTCGCCATGGCGGACAAGCGCGCCCAGCAGGAGGGCATCCCCGGAACCGAAGCCGCGGTGCCCGCCGGACTCGACGTCTGA